From Coffea arabica cultivar ET-39 chromosome 2e, Coffea Arabica ET-39 HiFi, whole genome shotgun sequence, the proteins below share one genomic window:
- the LOC113733047 gene encoding transcription factor MYB61 — MGRHSCCYKQKLRKGLWSPEEDEKLIKHITKYGHGCWSSVPKLAGLQRCGKSCRLRWINYLRPDLKRGTFSLEEENLIIELHAVLGNRWSQIAAKLPGRTDNEIKNLWNSSIKKKLRQRGIDPNTHQPIPEAENEEKGSATSKNNEKTSEGSNDQLNYGEAAAESSEQKMAVEKPKPSSAVTVDRYPLIESNCNNMTTTPPPTHEFFLNRFLTSHESSNSSSKPPDLQDYFSFQQLNYGSSTNIGLSMNPNAPSFFNLTTSRSAEMVSDQFNSAMSNSIMSAPSARMKPSISLPSENNSLGNFNVNKFPSWDACAISANNGSTSNASSSSIELQSNCSFFDNNGFSWGAADCGKAEKDIVHIHSSVGDTEDIKWTEYLQAPFLLSNSAAATIQNQTAQDIYSAETKSGISFTAPEGSVSTTTSWLQNHHHQQQPTIQAVAELYNKHFQRLPAAFGQFS, encoded by the exons ATGGGAAGGCATTCTTGTTGCTATAAGCAGAAGCTAAGGAAAGGCCTGTGGTCTCctgaagaagatgaaaaacTCATAAAACACATAACCAAATACGGCCATGGCTGTTGGAGCTCAGTTCCTAAACTTGCAG GACTTCAAAGATGTGGGAAGAGCTGCAGGTTAAGGTGGATCAACTACTTGAGGCCTGATTTGAAAAGAGGGACATTTTCTTTAGAGGAGGAGAATTTGATAATTGAATTGCATGCAGTTCTTGGCAACAG ATGGTCCCAGATAGCGGCGAAGTTACCTGGAAGAACTGATAATGAAATCAAGAATCTTTGGAATTCTTCAATCAAGAAAAAGCTTAGGCAAAGAGGTATTGACCCCAACACTCACCAGCCGATCCCTGAGgctgaaaatgaagagaaaggaTCAGCAACAAGCAAAAATAATGAGAAAACATCCGAAGGATCAAATGATCAACTGAATTATGGTGAAGCTGCTGCTGAGAGTTCTGAACAGAAAATGGCCGTAGAAAAGCCAAAGCCATCTTCAGCTGTGACTGTGGACCGCTATCCGTTAATAGAAAGCAACTGTAATAATATGACAACAACACCCCCACCGACCCATGAGTTCTTCTTGAATAGGTTTCTTACAAGTCATGAAAGCTCCAACTCCAGTTCCAAGCCTCCTGACTTGCAGGACTATTTCTCTTTTCAACAGTTGAATTACGGATCATCGACGAACATTGGGCTTTCCATGAATCCAAATGCTCCTTCCTTCTTCAATTTAACAACCTCCAGGTCTGCTGAAATGGTTTCTGATCAGTTCAATTCTGCCATGTCAAATTCGATTATGAGCGCGCCTTCGGCACGTATGAAGCCATCCATTAGCCTTCCATCAGAAAATAATTCACTGGGGAATTTTAATGTGAACAAATTCCCGAGCTGGGATGCTTGCGCAATCAGTGCTAACAATGGTAGCACCAGCAATGCAAGCAGCAGTAGTATTGAATTGCAAAGCAACTGTTCATTCTTCGACAACAATGGCTTTTCCTGGGGAGCGGCTGATTGTGGAAAAGCTGAGAAAGATATAGTCCATATCCACTCATCGGTAGGCGACACGGAAGATATTAAGTGGACTGAATATCTTCAGGCCCCATTTTTACTCAGTAATAGTGCTGCTGCaacaattcaaaatcaaacGGCGCAAGATATTTACAGTGCCGAGACAAAATCAGGGATAAGTTTTACAGCGCCCGAAGGATCAGTGAGTACTACGACAAGTTGGCTTCAGAACCACCACCATCAGCAGCAACCGACAATTCAGGCTGTTGCTGAACTATATAATAAGCATTTCCAAAGACTTCCTGCTGCTTTTGGTCAATTTTCTTAG
- the LOC113733048 gene encoding pectin acetylesterase 12-like: MGNQQLMGLWGVVIFVVGLGFSGWGVESFEFDELFYNRTENLSSFLESGHGYAAPKPLMVGLTLIRGAAAQGAVCLDGTLPGYHIHRGFGSGANSWLIQLEGGGWCNSIRSCVYRKTTRRGSSTHMEKQIPFTGILSNKPEENPDFFNWNRIKVRYCDGASFAGEGEDKVAQLQFRGQRIWHAAMEDLMSKGMHSADRALLSGCSAGGLASILHCDEFRELFPSSTKVKCLSDAGLFMDSIDVSGGHSMRNFFAGVVNLQGVAKNLPSTCTTYRDPTSCFFPQNLIDNVKTPLFILNAAYDSWQVQASLAPPAADPHGTWHDCKLNHAKCSASQIRFLQAFRIRMLNSVRSFAMSGQNGLFINSCFAHCQSERQDTWFADDSPAISNKGIALAVGDWYFDRTGIKAIDCAYPCDKTCHNLVFK; the protein is encoded by the exons ATGGGGAATCAGCAGCTCATGGGATTGTGGGGTGTGGTGATATTTGTTGTTGGGCTTGGTTTTAGCGGGTGGGGTGTAGAAAGTTTTGAATTTGATGAGCTGTTTTACAACAGAACTGAGAATTTATCATCATTCCTGGAGTCTGGACATGGTTATGCTGCTCCTAAGCCTCTCATGGTTGGCCTTACCCTTATTCGAGGAGCTGCTGCTCAAGGGGCTG TGTGCTTGGATGGAACGCTACCCGGTTATCACATTCATCGCGGATTTGGATCAGGGGCAAACAGTTGGCTTATTCAATTGGAG GGTGGAGGATGGTGCAACTCCATTAGATCATGTGTTTACAGGAAAACAACAAGACGTGGATCTTCAACACATATGGAAAAGCAGATACCTTTTACAGGAATACTCAGCAATAAACCAGAAGAAAATCCAG ACTTTTTTAATTGGAACAGAATAAAGGTTCGTTATTGCGATGGAGCTTCTTTCGCAGGGGAAGGTGAAGATAAG GTTGCACAGCTGCAGTTTAGAGGGCAACGAATTTGGCATGCTGCAATGGAAGATTTGATGTCAAAGGGAATGCACTCTGCTGACAGG GCCCTTCTTTCAGGATGCTCTGCTGGTGGTCTAGCTTCTATATTGCACTGTGATGAATTCCGTGAGTTGTTTCCATCAAGTACTAAAGTGAAGTGCCTGAGCGATGCTGGATTGTTTATGGATTC GATTGATGTATCTGGTGGGCACAGCATGAGGAACTTCTTTGCTGGCGTGGTTAACTTGCAG GGTGTTGCCAAGAACCTGCCAAGTACGTGTACTACATATCGGGATCCAACTTCA tgCTTCTTCCCTCAGAACCTGATTGACAACGTAAAAACTCCTCTTTTTATTCTTAATGCTGCCTATGATTCATGGCAG gtCCAGGCTAGCTTAGCTCCTCCTGCAGCTGATCCTCATGGAACTTGGCATGACTGTAAACTGAACCATGCAAAATGTTCTGCTTCACAGATCCGATTCCTGCAAG CTTTTAGGATTCGTATGCTAAATTCCGTGAGAAGCTTTGCAATGTCCGGACAAAATGGGTTGTTCATAAATTCCTGCTTTGCTCACTGCCAATCAGAGAGGCAGGATACATGGTTTGCAGATGACTCTCCTGCTATCAGCAACAAG GGCATTGCACTTGCTGTTGGAGATTGGTATTTTGATCGGACAGGCATCAAGGCTATCGACTGTGCATATCCATGTGATAAAACATGTCACAACCTGGTTTTCAAATAG
- the LOC113733049 gene encoding protein NRT1/ PTR FAMILY 4.5-like isoform X2, translated as MKSDQDSSNMKGKGKGGFRAASFVYALVSLENMGFVANMVSFVLYFQLQMYFKVSAAANTVTNLMGSTYLLSIFGGFISDTYINRFKTCLIFGVFELAALLLMTVQARYKDLQPSPCGKSSCLAGRIAVMFYASLSLVAMGTGGVRGALPALGADQFNQKDPKESKALATYFNFLLLSSTLGATIGVTIIVWVATNRHWWPGFLISLLATLVGFIFLVLGKPFYRLQLPGDSPLLRVIQVIVVAIKNRSLQHPSSPEELYEPEDKESSISTDQKIQHTEQFRCLDKAAILRDSNTKPAPWTVCTVTQVEEVKVLTRMLPIIASTIILNTCMAQLQTFSVTQGYYMNRLLGSFEVPAPSVPVIPLVFISILIPIYEFFFVPFARKITNHPSGVTQLQRVGVGLVLSVVSMTVAGFVEVKRKNHDLTYGKPVHVVWLSFQYGIFGIADMFTLVGLLEFFYKEAPVGMRSLSTSFTWLTQSFGYFLSSIFVDIINSVTRRTTHSKRGWLDGKLLDENHLDYFFWFLAILSLLNFFNYLYWASWYKYKQENVSSSADGICWSTNAMCAPQSLSASGVPLFKEPDDQADQNEAKKTRTTATNGNGIVGNDEKSTEEANGKS; from the exons ATGAAGTCTGATCAAGATTCATCGAAcatgaaagggaaagggaaagggggATTTAGAGCTGCCTCGTTTGTTTATG CCTTGGTGTCATTGGAGAACATGGGTTTTGTTGCGAACATGGTGAGCTTCGTCTTGTACTTCCAACTCCAAATGTATTTCAAGGTGTCTGCAGCAGCCAACACTGTCACCAACCTCATGGGTTCAACTTACTTGCTTTCCATTTTTGGTGGCTTTATCTCGGACACGTACATAAACCGATTCAAAACTTGTTTGATTTTTGGAGTATTTGAATTAGCG GCTTTATTGCTGATGACGGTTCAAGCTCGTTACAAGGATTTGCAGCCAAGCCCTTGTGGGAAGTCAAGTTGTTTAGCAGGTAGAATAGCAGTGATGTTCTATGCATCACTTTCTTTGGTAGCAATGGGCACAGGTGGGGTAAGGGGCGCTCTTCCTGCCCTAGGTGCGGACCAGTTTAATCAGAAAGATCCAAAGGAATCCAAAGCTCTTGCCACTTATTTCAACTTTCTATTACTCAGCTCTACCTTGGGAGCAACAATTGGAGTCACAATCATTGTTTGGGTGGCTACTAACAGGCATTGGTGGCCTGGATTTCTGATATCCCTCCTTGCAACCCTTgttggttttatttttcttgtgttGGGCAAGCCTTTCTACCGCCTTCAACTTCCAGGAGATAGCCCCCTCCTAAGAGTTATACAG GTTATAGTTGTGGCAATTAAAAACCGAAGCTTGCAACATCCAAGTAGCCCCGAAGAACTTTACGAGCCAGAGGACAAAgaatcatcaatttcaacagATCAAAAGATTCAGCACACTGAACAATTCAG GTGTCTGGACAAGGCGGCAATACTTCGTGACAGCAATACCAAGCCAGCGCCCTGGACAGTTTGCACAGTTACCCAAGTCGAAGAGGTTAAGGTTCTGACAAGAATGTTGCCAATCATAGCCAGCACAATCATCTTGAACACATGTATGGCGCAACTCCAAACCTTCTCAGTCACACAAGGCTATTACATGAACCGTTTGCTCGGCTCCTTTGAAGTACCCGCACCATCAGTTCCCGTGATTCCCCTGGTTTTCATAAGCATCCTGATCCCCATCTACGAATTCTTCTTCGTCCCATTCGCCCGAAAGATCACCAACCATCCATCCGGGGTCACGCAGCTTCAGCGTGTCGGGGTCGGGCTAGTTCTCTCAGTAGTCTCAATGACCGTAGCTGGATTtgttgaagtaaagaggaaaaACCACGACCTGACATACGGGAAGCCCGTACATGTGGTTTGgctgtcatttcaatatgggaTTTTCGGCATTGCAGACATGTTTACTCTCGTgggattgctggaatttttctacAAAGAGGCGCCAGTGGGGATGAGATCGCTGTCCACATCATTTACATGGCTAACACAGTCCTTCGGGTATTTCTTGAGCAGTATTTTCGTGGATATCATCAACTCTGTTACGAGGAGGACAACACATAGCAAACGTGGATGGTTAGATGGGAAACTTTTGGACGAGAACCATTTGGATTATTTCTTTTGGTTCTTGGCCATTCTGAGCCTCCTCAATTTCTTCAATTATCTGTACTGGGCTTCATGGTACAAGTACAAACAGGAAAATGTCTCCAGCAGTGCAGATGGTATCTGCTGGAGCACTAACGCTATGTGTGCGCCCCAATCTTTGTCTGCAAGCGGTGTGCCATTGTTCAAGGAACCTGATGATCAGGCTGATCAGAATGAAGCCAAGAAGACAAGAACAACAGCAACAAATGGAAATGGAATCGTTGGCAATGATGAAAAAAGTACTGAAGAGGCCAACGGCAAGAGCTAA
- the LOC113733049 gene encoding protein NRT1/ PTR FAMILY 4.5-like isoform X1 has product MEDAMKSDQDSSNMKGKGKGGFRAASFVYALVSLENMGFVANMVSFVLYFQLQMYFKVSAAANTVTNLMGSTYLLSIFGGFISDTYINRFKTCLIFGVFELAALLLMTVQARYKDLQPSPCGKSSCLAGRIAVMFYASLSLVAMGTGGVRGALPALGADQFNQKDPKESKALATYFNFLLLSSTLGATIGVTIIVWVATNRHWWPGFLISLLATLVGFIFLVLGKPFYRLQLPGDSPLLRVIQVIVVAIKNRSLQHPSSPEELYEPEDKESSISTDQKIQHTEQFRCLDKAAILRDSNTKPAPWTVCTVTQVEEVKVLTRMLPIIASTIILNTCMAQLQTFSVTQGYYMNRLLGSFEVPAPSVPVIPLVFISILIPIYEFFFVPFARKITNHPSGVTQLQRVGVGLVLSVVSMTVAGFVEVKRKNHDLTYGKPVHVVWLSFQYGIFGIADMFTLVGLLEFFYKEAPVGMRSLSTSFTWLTQSFGYFLSSIFVDIINSVTRRTTHSKRGWLDGKLLDENHLDYFFWFLAILSLLNFFNYLYWASWYKYKQENVSSSADGICWSTNAMCAPQSLSASGVPLFKEPDDQADQNEAKKTRTTATNGNGIVGNDEKSTEEANGKS; this is encoded by the exons ATG GAGGATGCTATGAAGTCTGATCAAGATTCATCGAAcatgaaagggaaagggaaagggggATTTAGAGCTGCCTCGTTTGTTTATG CCTTGGTGTCATTGGAGAACATGGGTTTTGTTGCGAACATGGTGAGCTTCGTCTTGTACTTCCAACTCCAAATGTATTTCAAGGTGTCTGCAGCAGCCAACACTGTCACCAACCTCATGGGTTCAACTTACTTGCTTTCCATTTTTGGTGGCTTTATCTCGGACACGTACATAAACCGATTCAAAACTTGTTTGATTTTTGGAGTATTTGAATTAGCG GCTTTATTGCTGATGACGGTTCAAGCTCGTTACAAGGATTTGCAGCCAAGCCCTTGTGGGAAGTCAAGTTGTTTAGCAGGTAGAATAGCAGTGATGTTCTATGCATCACTTTCTTTGGTAGCAATGGGCACAGGTGGGGTAAGGGGCGCTCTTCCTGCCCTAGGTGCGGACCAGTTTAATCAGAAAGATCCAAAGGAATCCAAAGCTCTTGCCACTTATTTCAACTTTCTATTACTCAGCTCTACCTTGGGAGCAACAATTGGAGTCACAATCATTGTTTGGGTGGCTACTAACAGGCATTGGTGGCCTGGATTTCTGATATCCCTCCTTGCAACCCTTgttggttttatttttcttgtgttGGGCAAGCCTTTCTACCGCCTTCAACTTCCAGGAGATAGCCCCCTCCTAAGAGTTATACAG GTTATAGTTGTGGCAATTAAAAACCGAAGCTTGCAACATCCAAGTAGCCCCGAAGAACTTTACGAGCCAGAGGACAAAgaatcatcaatttcaacagATCAAAAGATTCAGCACACTGAACAATTCAG GTGTCTGGACAAGGCGGCAATACTTCGTGACAGCAATACCAAGCCAGCGCCCTGGACAGTTTGCACAGTTACCCAAGTCGAAGAGGTTAAGGTTCTGACAAGAATGTTGCCAATCATAGCCAGCACAATCATCTTGAACACATGTATGGCGCAACTCCAAACCTTCTCAGTCACACAAGGCTATTACATGAACCGTTTGCTCGGCTCCTTTGAAGTACCCGCACCATCAGTTCCCGTGATTCCCCTGGTTTTCATAAGCATCCTGATCCCCATCTACGAATTCTTCTTCGTCCCATTCGCCCGAAAGATCACCAACCATCCATCCGGGGTCACGCAGCTTCAGCGTGTCGGGGTCGGGCTAGTTCTCTCAGTAGTCTCAATGACCGTAGCTGGATTtgttgaagtaaagaggaaaaACCACGACCTGACATACGGGAAGCCCGTACATGTGGTTTGgctgtcatttcaatatgggaTTTTCGGCATTGCAGACATGTTTACTCTCGTgggattgctggaatttttctacAAAGAGGCGCCAGTGGGGATGAGATCGCTGTCCACATCATTTACATGGCTAACACAGTCCTTCGGGTATTTCTTGAGCAGTATTTTCGTGGATATCATCAACTCTGTTACGAGGAGGACAACACATAGCAAACGTGGATGGTTAGATGGGAAACTTTTGGACGAGAACCATTTGGATTATTTCTTTTGGTTCTTGGCCATTCTGAGCCTCCTCAATTTCTTCAATTATCTGTACTGGGCTTCATGGTACAAGTACAAACAGGAAAATGTCTCCAGCAGTGCAGATGGTATCTGCTGGAGCACTAACGCTATGTGTGCGCCCCAATCTTTGTCTGCAAGCGGTGTGCCATTGTTCAAGGAACCTGATGATCAGGCTGATCAGAATGAAGCCAAGAAGACAAGAACAACAGCAACAAATGGAAATGGAATCGTTGGCAATGATGAAAAAAGTACTGAAGAGGCCAACGGCAAGAGCTAA